One window from the genome of Jeotgalibaca sp. MA1X17-3 encodes:
- a CDS encoding DMT family transporter — MKKNFPMLAAIAFSIIVGFSFLFVKITLTYENQSLILAQRFLFAFLSIVIFSIIRRVDLRLNKKEIIMIFFISIFYPILFFSTQIIGLDKTTVTEAGIIQATVPAVTVLFAGLILKERVNKIQISGILLSMIGVVFLQIMGSNGNYEFHLFGNVLIIASVFATAIWQVLSKRTSKTVKPVQIVIYVITIGFLFFNSFYFIKGGTVGKYVSSLGTLQYVGSILFLGVLSTFGTALLSIYAISKLPVIQVSVFNNVATLITILSGILILKEPFYFYHIIGAIIIISGVLIVNLKRNKVKI; from the coding sequence ATGAAAAAGAACTTTCCAATGCTCGCTGCAATTGCATTTTCAATTATTGTTGGTTTTTCCTTTCTCTTTGTCAAAATAACTTTGACGTACGAAAATCAATCCCTTATTCTTGCTCAGAGATTTTTATTTGCATTTTTAAGTATCGTTATTTTTTCTATTATTCGGCGTGTTGATTTACGGTTAAATAAAAAGGAAATCATAATGATCTTTTTTATTTCCATATTCTATCCGATTTTATTCTTTAGTACACAAATAATAGGGTTAGATAAAACTACGGTTACAGAAGCAGGAATCATTCAAGCGACCGTTCCGGCGGTTACCGTTTTGTTTGCAGGACTTATCTTAAAAGAACGAGTAAACAAAATACAGATTAGTGGTATTTTATTAAGTATGATTGGTGTTGTATTTTTGCAAATTATGGGCTCAAATGGAAACTATGAGTTTCATTTGTTTGGGAATGTACTGATTATTGCATCCGTATTTGCTACCGCTATTTGGCAAGTGCTATCTAAGCGTACAAGTAAAACCGTTAAACCAGTTCAAATTGTCATATACGTGATCACGATTGGCTTTTTGTTTTTTAATAGTTTTTATTTTATAAAGGGAGGAACGGTTGGTAAATATGTTTCTTCATTAGGAACGCTACAATACGTAGGATCGATTTTGTTCCTAGGAGTACTATCAACCTTTGGCACGGCTTTGTTATCCATATATGCTATCTCAAAGTTACCAGTCATCCAAGTGAGTGTGTTTAATAACGTAGCGACATTGATTACGATTCTGTCAGGTATTCTAATTCTAAAGGAGCCTTTTTATTTCTATCATATAATAGGTGCAATCATCATTATTTCTGGAGTACTGATTGTGAATTTAAAGAGAAATAAAGTGAAAATATAA
- the ltrA gene encoding group II intron reverse transcriptase/maturase — MSNKQSVELKDSKLRHSEYYGMTDIFDSLYLKSSENVNFKNLMQYVILDDNLLLAYRNIKRNKGSYTAGIDNQTIKDVEKLSTDEYLTIMKKRFAWYQPRKVKRVDIPKPNGKTRPLGIGSIWDRLAQQSILQVLEPICESKFSEHSYGFRPNRSVEQAIVACGNRINFNQCKFVVDVDIKGFFDEVCHSKLIKQLWTLGIRDKKLLAIIGKMLKSPIKMPNGKVVIPTKGTPQGAVLSPLLANINLNEFDWWMSNQWQDRRCKEIINQYAEGKGEVKSNHYRKLRSSTSLKEFYYVRYADDFKILCKDKDTAERIFNASKMWLEDRLRLPISTEKSTITELQRERSTFLGFEIKAEKKGERYVMHTHVSQKAIESIRFQLKNQIRAIQKCPNSNQTAVEISRYNALVIGIHNYYGIASHVATDINGVHYSTIKSMKNRLRGLSKSGEFKTKDKGILRYMKSKNMRFLCGCPIIPIGYVKHRRPIGKKKSVCKYSSAGRAEIHKNQTLVSEYVLQWLRKNPVINEKATIEYNDNRISKFVAQHGKCAVSGRELLFNEIHCHHITPYHVSKDDKYNNLTIVHSDIHKLIHTNEPRLFYSISNSFDLSQSQLDKLNKFRIKVGNKAIQYENDY; from the coding sequence ATGAGTAACAAGCAATCGGTGGAACTGAAAGATAGCAAGCTAAGGCATTCGGAATACTATGGCATGACTGATATATTTGATTCGCTCTATCTCAAAAGTTCCGAAAACGTAAATTTCAAGAATCTTATGCAATACGTCATTCTTGATGATAATCTACTTCTTGCATACCGTAACATAAAACGGAATAAGGGTAGTTATACAGCAGGAATTGATAATCAAACAATCAAAGATGTTGAAAAACTTAGTACCGATGAATACCTAACAATCATGAAGAAACGCTTTGCTTGGTATCAACCTAGAAAAGTCAAACGTGTCGATATACCGAAGCCAAACGGCAAAACAAGACCGCTTGGAATTGGCTCGATATGGGATAGGTTGGCACAACAAAGTATTCTTCAAGTGCTGGAACCAATCTGTGAATCGAAATTTAGCGAACACAGTTATGGTTTTAGACCCAACAGGTCAGTAGAACAAGCAATAGTTGCCTGTGGAAACAGAATTAACTTCAACCAATGTAAGTTCGTAGTTGATGTCGATATCAAAGGTTTCTTTGATGAAGTATGTCATAGCAAATTGATAAAACAGCTATGGACTTTAGGCATTAGAGATAAAAAGTTACTTGCCATTATTGGTAAAATGCTTAAATCTCCAATAAAAATGCCTAACGGCAAGGTGGTAATTCCAACAAAAGGAACTCCACAAGGGGCTGTACTTTCACCCCTGCTTGCTAATATTAACCTTAATGAGTTTGATTGGTGGATGTCTAATCAGTGGCAGGACCGTCGCTGCAAAGAAATTATCAACCAATATGCCGAAGGTAAAGGGGAAGTTAAATCTAATCACTACCGAAAACTTAGGTCAAGCACGTCACTAAAAGAATTCTACTATGTCAGATATGCGGATGATTTCAAAATCCTCTGTAAGGACAAAGACACCGCTGAACGCATTTTCAATGCCAGTAAGATGTGGTTGGAGGATAGACTTAGACTCCCTATTTCGACTGAAAAATCAACGATTACCGAACTGCAAAGGGAACGAAGTACGTTCCTAGGTTTTGAAATTAAAGCTGAAAAGAAAGGCGAAAGATATGTCATGCACACTCACGTGTCGCAAAAGGCTATCGAGAGTATCAGATTTCAACTCAAAAATCAGATACGTGCAATTCAAAAATGCCCAAACTCAAATCAAACAGCTGTTGAAATTAGTAGATATAACGCTTTAGTGATAGGTATTCACAATTATTACGGAATTGCTTCGCATGTTGCAACTGATATAAACGGAGTTCACTACTCTACAATTAAGAGTATGAAAAACCGATTACGTGGCTTAAGCAAATCAGGTGAATTCAAAACCAAAGATAAAGGCATTCTAAGATACATGAAATCTAAAAATATGAGATTTCTTTGTGGTTGTCCCATCATTCCTATTGGATATGTCAAGCACAGAAGACCAATAGGTAAAAAGAAAAGTGTGTGTAAGTATTCTTCGGCAGGAAGAGCTGAAATACACAAAAACCAAACCCTTGTATCTGAATATGTCCTCCAATGGTTACGAAAGAACCCTGTAATTAACGAAAAAGCAACGATTGAATATAATGATAATAGAATATCTAAATTTGTCGCCCAACATGGTAAATGTGCAGTATCCGGTCGTGAGCTGTTGTTCAATGAAATTCATTGCCACCATATTACACCTTACCATGTCTCTAAAGATGACAAATATAACAATCTAACGATTGTTCATAGTGATATTCATAAATTGATTCACACAAATGAACCAAGGTTATTTTATTCAATATCTAATTCGTTTGACTTAAGTCAAAGTCAGTTAGACAAGCTTAATAAATTTCGTATAAAAGTCGGTAACAAAGCTATTCAATATGAAAATGATTACTAA
- a CDS encoding type IA DNA topoisomerase: MEITSKTYLSLYLSRLYTLYMQKNGMQGVFSIGRVQTPTLYLLYKRNKEIEQFISKPFFELFANFQHEKGDYQGKYAKRFDSEEEVNDFKEKNALTDPSKGLVEEVQTVEKKLYAPKLFSLSDLQAAANKKFGYGASDTLKTIQGLYEKKLISYPRTDCTFIGKPEFTYLKENLSTYLNLVGETIETPQLNENKRYVNGSKVQEHYAIIPTRTVINVERLAHNERNLYKLILYRTLAIFEKPYVYDETKIMTTIHQVPFKTIGKVEKQLGWKQLYVKEKKEKQEVERTLPNVSKGDSVNSTLETKKGMTQPPKYYTEGTLITAMKNVGGTSENKENKDILKETEGIGTEATRANVIETLKRQEYITIQKKNIIVTEKGSILCEVIQNDEITNADMTAKWEKYLKKIRNKEGTQEAFLKSITNFVTHLINKAPETFKNSNMKEHVQEIKIDHAMGPCPNCQKEIIDKGKFYGCIGYREGCTFTLPKKWSEKRLTKKNINDLLTKKETTTIKGFKSKKGNSFSAKLRLNENKLEFIFADKK; encoded by the coding sequence TTGGAGATTACTTCAAAGACTTACCTATCGCTATACCTATCTCGTTTGTACACTCTTTATATGCAAAAGAACGGTATGCAAGGTGTTTTTAGTATTGGACGAGTACAAACCCCTACTCTTTATTTGCTTTACAAACGTAATAAAGAAATTGAACAGTTCATTAGTAAACCATTTTTTGAACTTTTTGCTAATTTCCAACATGAAAAAGGAGATTATCAAGGGAAATATGCTAAGCGTTTCGATAGTGAAGAAGAAGTAAACGACTTTAAAGAAAAAAATGCACTAACGGATCCATCAAAAGGATTAGTGGAAGAAGTGCAAACCGTAGAAAAGAAACTATACGCTCCTAAACTTTTTAGCTTGTCAGATTTACAAGCCGCTGCCAATAAAAAATTTGGCTATGGTGCTTCTGACACACTGAAAACGATCCAAGGATTGTATGAAAAGAAACTTATTTCGTATCCCCGAACGGATTGTACGTTTATTGGGAAACCAGAGTTTACCTATCTAAAAGAAAATCTTTCTACATACTTGAATCTAGTAGGGGAAACAATTGAAACTCCTCAACTAAATGAAAATAAACGCTATGTAAATGGTTCTAAAGTTCAAGAGCATTACGCGATCATTCCGACTAGAACGGTCATAAATGTCGAGCGATTAGCACATAATGAGCGAAATCTTTACAAATTAATTTTATATCGAACACTAGCAATTTTTGAAAAACCATATGTCTACGATGAAACAAAAATAATGACTACCATCCATCAAGTTCCGTTTAAAACAATTGGAAAAGTTGAAAAACAACTAGGTTGGAAGCAACTTTATGTAAAAGAGAAAAAAGAAAAACAGGAAGTGGAACGAACTTTACCAAATGTCTCTAAAGGAGATTCGGTAAATAGTACATTGGAAACTAAAAAAGGGATGACGCAACCGCCAAAGTATTACACAGAAGGAACCTTAATTACTGCAATGAAAAACGTTGGGGGAACTAGTGAAAACAAAGAGAATAAAGATATTTTAAAAGAAACAGAAGGAATCGGAACAGAAGCAACGCGTGCAAATGTGATTGAAACGCTTAAGAGACAAGAATATATAACCATTCAAAAGAAAAATATAATCGTTACTGAAAAAGGTAGTATTCTTTGTGAAGTTATTCAAAATGATGAAATTACAAATGCAGATATGACAGCTAAGTGGGAGAAATATCTTAAAAAAATACGTAATAAAGAGGGGACACAAGAAGCATTTTTAAAGAGTATTACAAATTTTGTTACTCACTTGATCAATAAAGCTCCTGAAACTTTTAAAAATTCGAATATGAAAGAACATGTGCAAGAAATCAAAATAGATCACGCAATGGGACCTTGTCCAAACTGCCAAAAAGAGATAATTGATAAAGGGAAGTTCTATGGATGTATCGGTTATCGAGAGGGATGTACGTTTACCTTACCCAAAAAATGGAGCGAAAAAAGGTTGACGAAGAAAAATATAAATGATTTGTTGACGAAGAAAGAAACCACAACCATCAAAGGGTTTAAAAGTAAAAAAGGAAACTCATTTAGTGCCAAATTACGACTAAATGAAAATAAATTAGAGTTCATCTTTGCAGATAAAAAATAA
- a CDS encoding aspartate dehydrogenase domain-containing protein — MKKKKLALLGYGYLNQHVAHAVKSGILEGYELVGVLGRNPEKTQVIASHYNCKPCSTIEELMNLEPDFVVEAASRTALLDYGKTVLKGGANLVILSASILSDLEFFQSLKETAQENNSRIYLPGGAVGGFDLIRTAALMGPVDVTMTSKKVPQHLYHSPFFRNELLHITETETVFEGSITKLMQEFPYIYNVAMASALATVGPDHIHFKIHAVPNFRGDEYHIHVKGQEVEIDLNIFTINYNIAAWSVVTILRNAVSTVVF, encoded by the coding sequence ATGAAAAAGAAAAAATTAGCATTACTTGGTTATGGCTATTTAAATCAGCATGTGGCACATGCTGTTAAAAGTGGCATTCTTGAAGGGTATGAATTAGTTGGAGTATTAGGACGTAATCCTGAGAAAACACAAGTGATAGCGAGCCATTATAATTGTAAGCCATGCTCTACAATCGAAGAACTTATGAATTTAGAACCTGATTTTGTAGTAGAAGCAGCTTCGCGTACTGCCTTGTTAGATTATGGGAAAACAGTGTTAAAAGGTGGAGCAAACCTCGTTATCCTATCTGCATCCATCCTATCTGATTTAGAGTTTTTTCAATCATTAAAAGAAACAGCCCAAGAAAATAATTCAAGAATATATCTTCCCGGCGGAGCAGTAGGTGGATTTGATTTAATACGTACCGCTGCTCTAATGGGTCCAGTAGACGTAACGATGACATCTAAAAAGGTACCACAACACTTGTATCATTCCCCTTTCTTTAGAAATGAATTACTCCATATTACAGAAACAGAAACCGTATTTGAAGGAAGTATAACCAAACTTATGCAAGAATTTCCATATATTTATAATGTTGCTATGGCAAGCGCCCTTGCGACAGTCGGCCCTGATCACATTCATTTTAAAATTCATGCCGTTCCTAATTTTAGAGGTGATGAATATCATATTCATGTAAAAGGCCAAGAAGTAGAAATAGATTTAAATATTTTTACAATAAACTATAATATAGCCGCATGGAGTGTTGTAACCATCCTTCGCAATGCTGTATCTACTGTGGTATTTTAA